The following coding sequences are from one Bufo bufo chromosome 2, aBufBuf1.1, whole genome shotgun sequence window:
- the LOC120991232 gene encoding oocyte zinc finger protein XlCOF6.1-like, translated as MRNQGEDLTGITVEDEEERMMGDLPCRSEVEEDIPGDVTTENPSKNCNGNVILLLNYKAEDEDIMLHSSRESLITLTVPPGLSNIIPNHDEPSPDQNSEENIMLSLTYKAEDEDIMPCSSRENLITLNVHPGLHSTDLSHNPFNHEEPSPNQSQIVTTSTGQKGGKRYQCGKKLKKTSNFSTHGRIHTREKRYCCSECGKCFTKKSHLVTHERIHTGEKPYSCSECGKCFRDKSHLVRHERSHTGERPYSCSECFKCYSVSSSLVRHQRVHTGEKPFACLECLKCFSFKSSLVRHRQSHIGDKRYSCSECGKWFIERAQLVRHERIHTGEKPYSCSECGKCFTNKVSLVTHERGHTGEKPFSCSECGKCFIDKSHLGTHLRTHTGVKPYSCSECGKCFTTRSQIVKHQRTHTGEKPYSCSECEKCFNTEAKLKRHRRRHTGEKAF; from the coding sequence AAAACCCCAGTAAAAATTGTAATGGAAATGTTATATTGTTACTAAATTATAAAGCAGAAGATGAAGATATCATGCTGCACTCTTCAAGAGAAAGCCTCATTACCCTTACTGTACCTCCAGGACTATCAAATATTATCCCTAACCATGATGAACCTTCTCCTGACCAGAATTCTGAGGAAAACATAATGTTATCACTAACTTATAAAGCAGAAGATGAAGATATCATGCCGTGCTCTTCCAGAGAAAACCTCATTACActtaatgtacatccaggactcCACAGTACAGATCTGTCACATAATCCCTTTAATCACGAGGAACCTTCTCCTaaccaatcacagattgttaccacAAGTACAGGCCAGAAAGGAGGTAAAAGGTACCAGTGTggtaaaaagttgaaaaaaacatCAAACTTTTCTACACATGGAAGAATTCACACAAGGGAGAAGCGATActgctgttcagaatgtgggaagtgcttcacaaagaaatcacatcttgttacacatgagagaattcacacaggagagaagccgtattcctgttcagaatgtgggaagtgttttagagATAAATCgcatcttgttagacatgagagaagtcacacaggagagaggccatattcctgttcagaatgCTTTAAGTGCTACTCAGTGAGTTCaagtcttgttagacatcagcgagttcatacaggagagaagccatttgcaTGTTTAGAATGTTTGAAGTGCTTCTCAtttaaatcaagtcttgttaggcATAGGCAAAGTCACATAGGAGACAAGCggtattcgtgttcagaatgtgggaaatggttTATAGAGAGAGCACAACTTGtgagacatgagagaattcacacaggagagaagccttattcatgttcagaatgtgggaaatgctttacaaaTAAAGTaagtcttgttacacatgagagaggTCACAcgggagagaaaccattttcatgttcagaatgtgggaaatgttttatagatAAATCACATCTAGGTACACAtttgagaactcacacaggagtgaagccatattcatgttcagaatgtgggaaatgttttacaacaaGATCACAaattgttaaacatcagagaactcacacaggagagaaaccatattcatgttcagaatgtgaaaaatgttttaatactgAAGCCAAACTTAAGCGTCATCGgagacgtcacacaggagagaaggcaTTTTGA